In Salvia miltiorrhiza cultivar Shanhuang (shh) chromosome 4, IMPLAD_Smil_shh, whole genome shotgun sequence, the DNA window AACGTCAAATCTCGGTGATCCAGCCACTGATACCACACATTTTCCACTAAATCTCTTGAAATCCAGCGGCCAATCGGTGGTTTCGAGGATTCCCCCATCGCTATACAAATTTCTTTGAATCGCCTCTCGTATACTCTCCACAACAATCAGAAATCCGTCCTTGTTCTTCAGCGATCCGCGCCGAGATTCTGCAATCACGAAAACTAAGCAATTTCCGAAGTAAAATTCCGGCAGCGGTGGATCCAGACGTCCACGGCAATCTGCGGCGAAACCGAAGTAGGCTAGCTCATCTTCCTCGGAAGAGGCATCTGCTTTCAACATACAAATCTGAACGTAAGCAGTGATCACCGTGAAAGATGAAACGTCGCCCAATTCAGGCATTTGAGCGTAAACACGGTTTTCGAGGTCTTGCACTTGATTTTTTGTTAGGAGAAAAGTTGAGCGAATTCTGTTGGTGGAAAATTCCACCGAAGATGGTAGCTCAATTGGCAGATTCCGATTTCTGATGAATTCTAAGGCGATGGAATCTAATCTTTTTGGATCTTCAACCAAAGTTCGATCGAGAAGTAGGAAATGTGTAGCAAGTGTTTGATGACAAGGATAGGATTAGGTTTCCGGCGAGTTTCCGACAAgtttggtgaagaagaaggtgtgggtcccaccaccaacaaaataaaaaaattaaaaaaattaaaaagttaacggtgttaactatCCGTTTAGTCAGAGGGCTTAATTGGAAGAAATGAGGTACTTtaggggcttagttgacacacccc includes these proteins:
- the LOC131023163 gene encoding phenolic glucoside malonyltransferase 1-like: MPELGDVSSFTVITAYVQICMLKADASSEEDELAYFGFAADCRGRLDPPLPEFYFGNCLVFVIAESRRGSLKNKDGFLIVVESIREAIQRNLYSDGGILETTDWPLDFKRFSGKCVVSVAGSPRFDVYEADFGWGKARKQEFVHLDGEERSISLGKSRDFEGGFEIGLSRNKAEMDEQGEVG